The DNA region GCCGAGGTACGGCAGCAGCATCACGTACACGGCCGGGTGGGAGTAGAACCAGAAGAACTGCTGCATCAGGACCGGCACGCCGCCGATCCCGGGGTTGAACATGCTCAGGCCCAGCTTGATTTCCAGGAAGGTGACGAGCGCCGCGGCGGTCAGGCCGGAGAGGCTGATCAGCTGCAGGATGCTGGTGGCGAAGATGCTCCACACGAAGATCGGCATCTGCCACAGGCTCATGCCGGGGGCGCGCATGTTGATGATCGTGGCGGCGAAGTTGGCGCTGCCGAGCAGCGACCCGATGCCGTTCAGGATGATGGCGACCATGAACACGCTCACACCGGTCTGGTTGCCGTCCACGCTGAGCGGGTAATAGAAGGTCCAGCCCACGCCGGGCGCGCCGCCGTTAAACAGGCCCGTGAGGACCAGGATCAGGCTGGCGATGAAGCTCCACACCGCGAAGGTGTTCACGCGCGGCAGGGCCACGTCGCGCACGCCGAGCTGCAGCGGCAGGAAGTAGTTCCCGAACCCGAACAGGCCCATGGGAATCAGGAAGAAGAACAGCATCACGGCGGCGTGCATGGTCAGCACCTGGTTGTAGGTGTTGCCGACCAGGAGCGTCTGGTCCGGGAGGGCCAGCTGCAGGCGGATCAGGACCGCGAGGATGCCGCCGATGCCGAGCGAGGCGATGGAGACGATCAGGTACAGCAGCCCGATCTTCTTGTGGTCGGTGGTCATCATGAAATCCTTGACGACCTCCCAGACGCTGGGCCGCTCCGTGCGGGTCTGGATGTGCTCAGGGGCGTGAACGGTCACTGCTGGCCTCCTGGGGCGGAGATGTTCTTGATGACCGGGGTGTCACGCCAGTAGTCAGCGTCGTCGGGCAGGCGCAGGCTGCGCAGGTACGCGGCGATGTCCCCGATCTCGTCGTCGGTGAGCACGCCGCCCTTCTGCTTCTTGCCCGAGACCGTGTACTCGCTGCCGTCGTACGTGGGCATGAGGCTGCCGGGTTTCACTTCGGGGCTGTTCTTGATCCAGGGTTCGAGCATGTCGCGGGCCTTGTCGCCCTCCCACATGCCGGCGCCCAGGGTGCGGCGGGTGCCGAAGAAGCTCAGGTCCGGGCCGGCGGCGCCGGCGGCGGGGGTGCCCTGCACGCGGTGGCAGGCGGCGCAGGCCAGCGCGCCCGTCTCAGGCTTGCCGTTCACGAACAGGTTGTACCCGCGTTCCTCGGCGCTGCCGGCGTCGGGGGCGGGGGCGCGGTAGGCCTTCGCGGCGGCCAGGAAGGCGTCGTAGCGTTCCTGGGACAGGGCGATGACCTTGTAGCGCATGTTGGCGTGCGAGGCGCCGCACAGCTGCGAGCAGTTGCCCTGGTACACGCCGGGGCGGTCGGTGTCCACGTTCCAGGTGCGGACCACGCTGGGAATCGCGGCGCGCTGCCCGCCGATGTTGGGGGCCCAGAAGCCGTGCACGACGTCGCCGCTGGTGACGTTCAGGGTCACGAGGCGCCCGGCGGGCATGACCATCTCGTTGCCGTTAGTGACCACGCCGCCGGCGTCGGCGGTGGTGGCGGGGTAGGCGAAGTTCCACCAGAACTGCTTGCCCAGGATGTCGATCTTGGGCGTGCCGGCCGGCACGGGGTTCAGGCGGGCCATGCTGCGCACCGTGAGCACGCTGAGCAGGATCACGATGACCACGGGCACGGCAACCAGCAGGGTTTCCAGGCGGTTGTTGCCGTGGAACTGCTGGGGGGCGTTGGGGTTCTTGTCCTCGCGGAACTTCTGCACCGTGTAGAACAGCGCGGCCGACACGCCGACGAAGATGATCACCGACAGCGCGATGGCCCACAGGCTCATGAAGAAGATCTCGCGGTTGTAGCCGGAGGCCATGTCACCGAGGAACAGGGTCTGGTCGGATCGCTGGCAGCCGGACAGCAGGGCGGCGAGCCCCAGCGCGGCAACCAGCGAGCCGGTCGTCCGCACGGCCCTGGAGGGCCGGCGCGTCCTGGACTGGCGGTCTTGAATGGTGTTCAACATCACTCCTTTTCTCTCTGTGCGGGCCGGTATGCAGGCTTCATGCCGGGCTGACTTCGGCTCAGTGTACTGGCAGACAGGCGAACGCGGGCCAGAGCGCCTTCCCGCCTGGGCAGGAAAGTGCGCTGGGCACCGGGTCGCCCCCTCCGCCGGGGCTACCGAACGGTCAGGCATGACGCCCATAAGATCACATTGCGCCACGGGCAAGTGTCCTGTCTACCGACATACGCCCCGGCCACCCCCGCACGGCCCGTAGCACTCACCCCGGCCGCGGGGCCGGGGCGGTCAGGGTAGGGCGCGGGTTACAGCCAGTGGTGGAAGACCACGCGGTCCACGGCCGCCATCACGAACAGCAGCGCCAGGTACAGCATGGAGTACAGGTACAGCGGCACGGCGATGCGCCGCTCGACCTTGTTGCCCTCCATGACGTGCAGGTACAGCCGCCAGGACAGCACCATCAGCCAGGTGCCCAGGGCCAGGGCAGACACGAAGTAGATCGCGCCCACCTCCCGGAAGAACACCGGCATCACCGACAGCACCACCGTGTAGATGGCGTACAGGCCGATCTGCGCGACCGTGAGCTTGTCGCCGTGCACGACCGGCAGCATGGGAATCCCGACCTCGCGGTACTCGTCCTTGATCATCAGGGCCAGCGCCCAGAAGTGCACCGGCGTCCAGAAGAAGATGATCGCGAACAGGAACCACGCGAACAGGTTCAGGTCTCCGGTCACGGCCGCCCAGCCCACCAGCGGCGGGAAGCACCCGGCCGCGCCGCCCAGCACGATGTTGTGCCAGGTGTTGCGCTTGAGCCAGCGGGTGTACACGACCACGTAGGTGACAAAGCCCGCCAGGCTCATCAGGGCCGCCAGCGGCGAGCCCCACACCCACAGCATCACGAAGGAGAGGATCTGCAGCGCCGCGCCGAAGATCGCCGCGTTGCGGGTGCTGATCAGGCCGCTGCTGGTGGGACGCTTGGCGGTGCGGGCCATCTTCAGGTCGATGTCCCGGTCAATGATCATGTTGAACACGCCTGCCGAGCCGGCCGACATGTATCCGGCCACGCTGACCACGACCAGCAGCCACAGGCCCGGCCAGCCGCGCGCCGCCATGAACATGGCCGTGATGGTCGTCCACAGCAGCAGGCTGATCACCTTCGGCTTGGTCAGAGCCAGGTAGTCCCGCCAGGTGGCGCGGCCCACGGCGGCAGTGGGAACAGTGTCTGGCATGTCGGGGGCGCTGTTCAGGTCGGTCACGGCGGTCACGCGCTCCCCCGGGCGGCGGGAGCGTCCGCCCGGACCAGGGTGAGGGCGCGGTAGGCGAGCATCAGGGTCACGAGCCACATGATGCATGCCAACAGCAGGTGCACGA from Deinococcus ficus includes:
- the coxB gene encoding cytochrome c oxidase subunit II — translated: MLNTIQDRQSRTRRPSRAVRTTGSLVAALGLAALLSGCQRSDQTLFLGDMASGYNREIFFMSLWAIALSVIIFVGVSAALFYTVQKFREDKNPNAPQQFHGNNRLETLLVAVPVVIVILLSVLTVRSMARLNPVPAGTPKIDILGKQFWWNFAYPATTADAGGVVTNGNEMVMPAGRLVTLNVTSGDVVHGFWAPNIGGQRAAIPSVVRTWNVDTDRPGVYQGNCSQLCGASHANMRYKVIALSQERYDAFLAAAKAYRAPAPDAGSAEERGYNLFVNGKPETGALACAACHRVQGTPAAGAAGPDLSFFGTRRTLGAGMWEGDKARDMLEPWIKNSPEVKPGSLMPTYDGSEYTVSGKKQKGGVLTDDEIGDIAAYLRSLRLPDDADYWRDTPVIKNISAPGGQQ
- a CDS encoding heme o synthase — its product is MPDTVPTAAVGRATWRDYLALTKPKVISLLLWTTITAMFMAARGWPGLWLLVVVSVAGYMSAGSAGVFNMIIDRDIDLKMARTAKRPTSSGLISTRNAAIFGAALQILSFVMLWVWGSPLAALMSLAGFVTYVVVYTRWLKRNTWHNIVLGGAAGCFPPLVGWAAVTGDLNLFAWFLFAIIFFWTPVHFWALALMIKDEYREVGIPMLPVVHGDKLTVAQIGLYAIYTVVLSVMPVFFREVGAIYFVSALALGTWLMVLSWRLYLHVMEGNKVERRIAVPLYLYSMLYLALLFVMAAVDRVVFHHWL